A window of Hevea brasiliensis isolate MT/VB/25A 57/8 chromosome 14, ASM3005281v1, whole genome shotgun sequence contains these coding sequences:
- the LOC131172965 gene encoding uncharacterized protein LOC131172965, whose amino-acid sequence MGCVLGQYDDSSKKERAIYYLSKKFNDCEARMDPIKYVFESPYLPGRIAKWQVILSQYDIIYMTRKAIKGSIIAALLAENPIEEYEALDFEFPDEYVNTVEEEMGEQSDVWQMYFDGAVNLSGSGIGSVLVTPDGKHFPITVKLKFECTNNVVEYEACVSGLQAAIKMKIKKLKVYGDSALIIYQVKGEWQTRDPKLIPYQKYLIELIKKFDEITFTHLSHDKNQLADALATLVVMVQIEEGKGVQILLIKAKDNPAYCLMIEEVVDGKPWYYDIQQYIKTRE is encoded by the exons atgggatgtgttttggggcaatatGATGATtctagcaagaaagaaagggCTATTTACtatctgagcaaaaagttcaatgattgtgaagcTCG aatggatccaatcaagtatgTGTTTGAAAGTCCATATCTACCAGGGAGAATAGccaaatggcaagtcatactGTCCCAATATGATATCATCTATATGACCAGAAAGGCTATAAAGGGAAGTATTATAGCAGCTCTTTTAGCAGAAAATCCAATTGAGGAATATGaagctttggattttgaattcccggaTGAGTATGTAAATACAGTGGAGGAAGAAATGGGAGAGCAGAGTGATGTCTggcaaatgtattttgatggagcagtcaatttatcaggTAGTGGAATCGGATCAGTCTTGGTAACTCCTGATGGAAAACATTTCCCAATTACAGTAAAGTTAAAATTTGAATGTACAAATAACGTCgttgaatatgaagcttgtgtgagtgGTTTACAAGCAGCTATTAAAATGAAAATCAAGAAGTTAAAAGTCTATGGCGACTCAGCTTTAATAATTTATCAAGTGAAAGGGGAATGGCAGACTCGAGATCCGAAGTTGATTCCATACCAGAAATATCTCATTGAATTAATTAAGAAATTTGATGAGATTACTTTTACTCATTTAAGTCATGATAAGAATCAGTTGGCCGATGCTCTAGCAACACTAGTTGTCATGGTACAAATTGAGGAAGGTAAAGGAGTGCAGATTCTTCTTATAAAGGCCAAAGATAACCCTGCTTATTGCTTAATGATCGAAGAAGTAGTGGATGGGAAGCCCTGGTATTATGATATTCAACAATATATCAAGACAAGGGAATAA